Proteins from a genomic interval of Zingiber officinale cultivar Zhangliang chromosome 1B, Zo_v1.1, whole genome shotgun sequence:
- the LOC122045599 gene encoding protein arginine methyltransferase NDUFAF7, mitochondrial yields MFRRALSRALPLLSNGLLREGIGPRCGPASFRFSLTSSSSSGTPDPSILPEEESREDPESRKPAISISIDRSGLHNPPEHLHEPHTDSELVKHLKSIIKFRGGPISVAEYMEEVLTNPHSGFYINRDVFGAGGDFITSPDVSQMFGEMVGVWAMCLWEQMGQPGNVNLVELGPGRGTLMVDLLRGSSKFSNFKKALNIHMVECSPALQKVQYDALKCMDEATNDDSSSKKTISMVSGSSIAWHSTLEQVPSGLPTIIIAHEFYDALPVHQFQKASRGWCEKMIDVSEDSSKFRFVLSPHPTTASLLYLTKRCKWASREEVTNLEHIEVCPKAMELTHQIAERISSDGGGALIIDYGKDGLISDSLQAIRQHKFVDILDDPGSADLSAHVDFASIRHCAEEASDGVSVHGPITQSQFLGSLGINFRVEALLQNCTEEQAESLRTGYWRLVGDGEAPFWDGPNDLTPIGMGTRYLAMSIVNKKQGIPIPFE; encoded by the exons atgtTTCGGAGAGCGCTTTCTCGAGCCTTACCTCTTCTCTCCAATGGGCTCTTACGAGAAGGAATAGGCCCTCGCTGCGGCCCTGCTTCATTTCGTTTCTCTTTGACTTCTTCCTCATCCTCTGGCACCCCAGACCCTTCGATTTTACCGGAAGAAGAGAGCCGAGAAGACCCCGAAAGTCGAAAACCGGCGATCTCAATATCAATCGACAGGTCTGGGTTACACAATCCTCCAG AACATCTGCACGAGCCACATACGGATTCTGAGCTTGTTAAGCATTTAAAGAGTATCATAAAG TTCCGTGGAGGTCCTATTTCTGTTGCAGAGTACATGGAGGAAGTTTTAACTAATCCACATTCAGGATTTTACATCAATCGGGATGTGTTTGGAGCTGGTGGTGACTTTATAACTTCACCTGATGTCAGTCAGATGTTTGGAGAG ATGGTGGGTGTTTGGGCAATGTGCCTATGGGAGCAGATGGGCCAACCTGGAAATGTTAATCTTGTTGAGCTGGGACCAGGACGAGGAACCCTCATGGTTGATCTTCTCCGT GGATcttcaaagttttcaaatttcaaaaaagcTCTTAACATTCACATGGTAGAATGCAGTCCTGCCTTACAGAAGGTTCAGTATGATGCTTTAAAATGCATGGATGAAGCAACTAATGATGACAGCAGCTCCAAAAAAACAATCAGTATGGTATCTGGAAGTTCTATTGCATGGCATTCCACTCTGGAACAGGTTCCCTCAGGAT TGCCAACCATCATAATTGCACACGAATTCTATGATGCTTTACCAGTCCATCAGTTTCAG AAAGCTTCTCGAGGTTGGTGTGAGAAGATGATAGATGTCTCCGAAGATTCATC CAAATTCCGCTTTGTGCTATCTCCACACCCTACCACTGCAAGTCTACTGTATCTGACTAAACGGTGCAAATGGGCATCACGAGAGGAGGTTACTAATTTGGAACATATCGAAGTATGCCCAAAAGCAATGGAACTGACTCATCAAATTGCGGAAAGAATTAGTTCAGATGGAGGCGGAGCTCTTATAATTGACTACGGAAAAGATGGACTTATATCTGATAGTCTACAG GCTATTCGTCAGCACAAATTTGTAGACATATTAGATGATCCTGGCTCAGCTGATTTAAGTGCCCATGTTGACTTTGCGTCGATAAGACACTGTGCCGAAGAAGCATCAG ATGGAGTATCTGTTCATGGTCCAATAACACAGTCCCAGTTCTTGGGTTCTCTTGGGATAAACTTTCGCGTGGAAGCCCTTCTACAGAATTGCACTGAAGAACAGGCAGAATCTCTGAGAACAGGTTACTGGCGCCTTGTAGGAGATGGAGAAGCTCCATTTTGGGACGGTCCTAATGATCTAACGCCCATCGGTATGGGAACTCGATATCTGGCAATGTCAATCGTGAACAAGAAACAAGGCATACCGATTCCGTTTGAATGA